From a single Calothrix sp. NIES-2098 genomic region:
- a CDS encoding apolipoprotein N-acyltransferase, with translation MKYPTKKLFSSFSLYIVSFISGVLMGLTVAPVGAWFLAWIALAPLWVLVVQKNTNLTGKRRRFFLLPLFWGIGYHGLALFWITGIHPMNWLGVPWLASLAITIFCLTFVTLWGAAIVVAWAALMARLAISKPVLRILIGTAIWCLLEGIWSAGALWWSSLSYTQSPYNLVILHLGQIAGPSAITAAIVAVNGFIAEAWIYRKTSSSVSSAQRTLSSTGETPAQKCPPRRFVNKYFALATLLFITLHLIGFSFYSVPLSQPPEQALKIGIVQGNIPNIIKLKPEGLRRAIAGYTNGYLTLADRGVDAVLTPEGALPFFQRDLGTTPIISAVKEKGVVAWIGAFGERGRSYTNSLFTYTGNGEAFSRYDKTKLVPLGEYIPFEPILGQLIQRLSPLDEHQVPGSPNQLFDTPFGRVIVGICYDSAFSAQFRRQAAAGGKFILSSSNDAHYTAAMPFQHHAQDIMRAIETDRWSVRTTNTGYSAFIDPHGRTLWISRYNTYETHAETIYQRQTQTLYVRWGDWLTPLLLGLSILGWLWEKKFNTSV, from the coding sequence ATGAAGTATCCCACAAAAAAGCTATTTTCATCCTTTAGCCTTTACATTGTGTCCTTCATCAGTGGGGTATTAATGGGGCTAACTGTAGCCCCTGTAGGCGCATGGTTCCTAGCTTGGATTGCCCTTGCCCCCCTCTGGGTATTAGTCGTTCAAAAAAATACAAACTTAACAGGTAAAAGGCGGAGATTCTTCCTTTTACCTTTATTTTGGGGTATTGGCTATCACGGGTTAGCGTTATTCTGGATTACTGGCATCCATCCGATGAATTGGTTGGGTGTCCCTTGGCTGGCAAGTTTGGCAATTACTATCTTTTGTTTGACATTCGTTACCCTGTGGGGTGCTGCCATTGTCGTTGCTTGGGCAGCTTTGATGGCGCGTTTGGCTATATCAAAACCTGTTTTGCGGATACTGATTGGCACAGCTATCTGGTGCTTATTAGAAGGAATTTGGAGTGCTGGCGCTTTATGGTGGAGTTCTCTTTCATACACTCAAAGTCCGTATAATTTAGTAATTTTACACCTAGGTCAAATCGCCGGGCCCAGCGCCATTACAGCCGCCATTGTCGCCGTAAATGGCTTTATTGCCGAAGCCTGGATTTACCGCAAAACCTCTTCCTCTGTGTCCTCCGCGCAACGGACACTTTCCTCAACGGGGGAAACCCCCGCACAGAAGTGTCCTCCTCGGCGTTTCGTTAATAAATACTTTGCACTTGCAACATTACTATTCATCACCCTACACCTCATCGGTTTTAGCTTCTACAGCGTTCCCCTCAGCCAACCTCCAGAACAAGCCTTAAAAATAGGAATTGTTCAAGGCAATATCCCCAACATTATTAAACTAAAACCAGAAGGATTGCGGCGAGCGATCGCAGGTTACACCAATGGATATTTAACTTTAGCAGATCGAGGTGTCGATGCAGTCCTCACCCCAGAAGGAGCCTTACCTTTTTTCCAGCGTGACTTAGGCACAACCCCCATCATCTCAGCCGTGAAGGAAAAAGGCGTAGTCGCTTGGATTGGTGCTTTTGGAGAACGAGGACGCAGCTACACTAATAGCTTATTTACTTACACTGGTAATGGTGAAGCTTTTAGCCGCTACGACAAAACTAAACTAGTACCCTTAGGTGAATATATCCCCTTCGAGCCAATCTTAGGACAACTCATTCAGCGTTTATCACCACTAGACGAACATCAAGTTCCCGGTTCGCCCAATCAGCTATTTGATACCCCTTTTGGTCGTGTAATTGTCGGTATTTGTTACGACTCAGCTTTTTCTGCACAATTCCGTCGTCAAGCAGCAGCAGGTGGGAAATTTATCCTCAGTTCTTCCAACGATGCACATTACACAGCTGCCATGCCATTCCAGCATCATGCACAGGATATCATGCGGGCAATTGAAACCGATCGATGGTCAGTGCGGACGACGAATACAGGATACTCAGCGTTTATCGACCCTCACGGTAGAACCTTGTGGATATCTAGATATAATACCTACGAAACCCATGCTGAAACGATTTATCAACGCCAAACCCAAACTTTATATGTGCGTTGGGGAGATTGGTTGACACCTTTGTTATTGGGTTTGAGTATATTGGGGTGGTTGTGGGAGAAAAAATTCAATACCTCAGTTTAG
- the queA gene encoding S-adenosylmethionine--tRNA ribosyltransferase-isomerase: MKQQITQANLNDTSNIGVEDVNLDCSLAGYDYELPPELIAQNPVLPRDSSRLLVVNSRSIHHIFRDLPEILRSGDLLIMNNTKVIPARLYGNKSTGAEIEVLLLEERQQNCWLALVKPGKRFKRGAKIIFEPRGRGTEEVISPSSLTATVLETDEATGGRLLKFELPEGVSLVQLLAEFGEIPLPPYITASQASDEQYQTVYAKTPGAIAAPTAGLHFTPELLEKLRDRGIDRAFITLHVGVGTFRPVEVEDVTSHQMHEEWIEVPASTVEQIRATKAAGGRIIAVGTTAVRALEGAAQSGDLQPYCGKTDLFIYPGYKWRVVDGLITNFHLPRSSLLMLVSALIGRERLLKIYQEAIASRYRFYSFGDAMLILPEAVTASSSQ; the protein is encoded by the coding sequence ATGAAGCAACAAATAACACAAGCCAATTTAAACGATACCTCGAATATAGGGGTAGAAGATGTGAACTTAGACTGTTCGTTAGCTGGGTACGACTACGAACTTCCGCCCGAACTCATCGCCCAAAATCCAGTATTACCTAGAGATAGCTCTAGGTTACTAGTAGTAAATTCCCGAAGTATACACCATATTTTTCGAGATCTGCCAGAAATTTTACGATCCGGAGATTTACTGATTATGAATAACACAAAAGTTATTCCGGCTCGACTGTATGGTAATAAATCTACGGGCGCAGAAATTGAGGTGTTATTGCTAGAGGAACGGCAACAGAACTGTTGGTTAGCCTTAGTTAAGCCAGGAAAACGCTTTAAACGAGGGGCGAAGATTATTTTTGAACCAAGAGGAAGAGGAACAGAGGAAGTAATTTCCCCCTCATCCCTCACAGCTACCGTACTCGAAACAGATGAAGCAACCGGGGGACGGCTATTAAAATTTGAACTACCAGAGGGAGTTTCTTTAGTGCAATTGTTGGCGGAATTTGGTGAAATACCTTTACCGCCCTACATTACTGCATCTCAAGCTAGCGACGAACAGTATCAGACTGTTTATGCTAAAACTCCGGGAGCGATCGCCGCACCAACAGCTGGGTTACACTTTACGCCAGAATTACTAGAAAAGTTGCGCGATCGCGGCATTGATCGAGCTTTTATTACGCTGCACGTTGGTGTGGGCACATTTCGCCCTGTGGAAGTCGAAGATGTTACTAGCCACCAAATGCATGAAGAATGGATTGAAGTTCCCGCCTCAACAGTAGAACAAATCCGGGCTACTAAAGCTGCGGGTGGCCGGATTATTGCTGTGGGTACAACGGCTGTACGTGCTTTAGAAGGGGCAGCGCAATCTGGGGATTTACAACCATATTGTGGTAAGACAGACTTATTCATCTACCCTGGTTACAAATGGCGGGTAGTGGATGGTCTAATTACTAATTTTCACCTGCCACGCTCTAGTTTGTTAATGCTGGTGAGTGCTTTGATTGGTAGAGAAAGATTATTGAAAATCTACCAAGAAGCGATCGCCTCCCGATATCGTTTTTATTCTTTTGGCGATGCAATGTTAATTTTGCCAGAAGCGGTGACAGCTTCAAGTTCTCAGTGA
- a CDS encoding tetratricopeptide TPR_4, whose amino-acid sequence MFKKHQLRQWFCSFSQVAQHRSANRQLLSTSVAFLVLAAPTIINLPGSKLLAQNVVSKDLEAASYFQQGFMRYHRQDLQGAESAFREALRRDSNLAIARNYLGNILLQQNRLDVAVQEYAEAIRLNPNYGEAYYNLGLALHQQGQKEAAITAYRQSLVLDPSMAAAQYNLGLALYEQGQIQEAIAAYQQAINLNGSNANAYFNLAIALQQQGQPQEAIAAYKQVVEKDPNNTTAYNNLGSLMVMQGQAAEAIAVYQQAVRQNPKNALAFYNLGVTLYNQGHMKQANSALKRARKEYQDQGQMAQTDKIDSLMLQIAQKEAVQKAQARQQATPTAAASTRTILFKQTEPQQPTQQEVPQATQEDPGYVPVLEPQPTSMSPL is encoded by the coding sequence ATGTTTAAAAAACATCAACTTCGCCAGTGGTTTTGCAGTTTTTCTCAAGTAGCGCAGCATCGGAGTGCTAATCGGCAGTTGCTTTCCACTTCCGTTGCATTTTTAGTATTAGCTGCACCCACAATAATTAATTTACCTGGAAGCAAGCTCTTGGCTCAAAACGTTGTCAGCAAGGATCTGGAAGCCGCTAGCTATTTCCAACAGGGATTTATGCGCTATCACCGCCAAGACTTACAGGGTGCGGAATCTGCGTTTCGCGAAGCGTTGCGGCGAGACTCTAACCTGGCGATCGCACGGAATTACTTGGGCAATATTCTCTTACAACAAAACCGCCTAGATGTTGCCGTACAAGAGTATGCAGAGGCGATTCGGTTAAATCCTAATTACGGCGAGGCTTATTACAACTTAGGGTTAGCGTTGCACCAACAAGGTCAAAAAGAAGCAGCGATTACCGCTTATCGCCAAAGCCTAGTGCTAGATCCGTCAATGGCAGCAGCCCAGTATAACCTAGGTTTAGCATTGTACGAACAAGGTCAAATCCAAGAAGCGATCGCAGCGTACCAGCAAGCAATTAATCTTAATGGCAGCAATGCCAATGCTTATTTTAATCTCGCGATCGCCCTACAACAGCAAGGTCAACCCCAAGAAGCGATCGCTGCTTACAAACAAGTTGTAGAAAAAGATCCTAACAATACCACAGCTTACAACAACTTGGGTAGTCTGATGGTAATGCAAGGTCAAGCAGCTGAAGCAATTGCTGTTTACCAGCAAGCTGTTCGTCAGAATCCTAAAAATGCCTTGGCTTTCTACAATTTGGGAGTGACTTTGTACAATCAAGGTCATATGAAACAAGCCAACAGCGCCTTGAAACGTGCCCGCAAAGAGTACCAAGATCAAGGTCAAATGGCACAAACCGATAAAATTGACTCCTTAATGCTGCAAATTGCTCAAAAGGAAGCAGTACAAAAAGCTCAAGCTAGGCAACAAGCCACTCCTACTGCGGCTGCAAGCACTAGAACTATCTTATTCAAACAAACCGAGCCACAACAGCCGACTCAACAAGAGGTTCCGCAAGCAACTCAAGAAGATCCTGGCTATGTTCCAGTTTTAGAACCCCAACCTACTTCTATGAGTCCCCTTTAA
- a CDS encoding two-component response regulator, with protein sequence MIAKHILIIDDEYDIRAVAELALKAVGAWQVSTAASGSEGVAKAIAEQPDAILLDVMMPDMDGIATFQALQANPATQSIPVILLTAKAQATEKRRFAELAVKAIITKPFKAMKLPAQIAAALNW encoded by the coding sequence ATGATCGCGAAACACATTCTCATCATTGATGATGAATATGATATCCGGGCAGTAGCTGAACTCGCCTTGAAAGCAGTGGGTGCTTGGCAAGTTTCTACAGCTGCTTCTGGGAGTGAGGGAGTAGCTAAGGCAATTGCCGAACAGCCAGATGCAATTCTCTTAGATGTGATGATGCCCGATATGGATGGGATCGCTACCTTTCAAGCCTTACAAGCGAATCCTGCAACTCAGTCAATTCCCGTGATTTTGCTGACAGCGAAAGCTCAAGCTACTGAAAAACGCCGATTTGCCGAACTCGCAGTCAAAGCTATCATCACCAAGCCCTTCAAAGCCATGAAACTACCTGCGCAAATTGCAGCAGCCCTTAACTGGTAA
- a CDS encoding DNA gyrase subunit A, with product MTTSQERIIPTDLRNEMSRSYLEYAMSVIVGRALPDARDGLKPVHRRILYAMHELGLTHDRPFRKCARVVGEVLGKYHPHGDTAVYDALVRMAQDFSMRSPLINGHGNFGSVDNDPPAAMRYTECRLQALTSTALLHDIESETVDFIDNFDGSQQEPTVLPSRIPQLLLNGSSGIAVGMATNIPPHNLGELIDGLVALIHNPEITNLQLMQYIHGPDFPTGAQVLGTAAIKEAYTTGRGSITMRGVANIETIEQRGRPEREAIIITELPYQTNKAALIEKIAELVNEKRIEGIADIRDESDRDGMRIVIELKRDAYPRVVLNNLYKQTPLQANFGANMLALVNGEPQTLTIKQFLEVFLDFRIESINRRTRYELRKAEERDHILQGLLIALAHLDAIINLIRHASDAPTAKGELITTYGLSEVQADAILQMQLRRLTALEADKIRQEHEDLQAQIADLQDILARRERVLSIIEDEVTQIKTSFATPRRTVITHAEGEIDDLDLIANEKVLILLTEQGYIKRMPVNTFEAQSRATRGKAAAKVKDDDTIEHFLTCCDHDSVLFFSDRGVVYCLKAYQIPVGSRTSRGTPIVQMLPIPKEEKITSIVPVDEFTSEEYLVMLTKGGNIKKTELAAFSNIRANGLIAISLEEGDQLRWVRRARVEDSVIVGSRQGMAIHFRCNHEQLRPLGRATRGVKSMKLKPGDELVGMDILPAAILDTLSTDSEIEAEIEEILEVEDTENEESAEVPANASSGPWVLVITMNGYGKRVPVAQFRLQNRAGQGLMATKFKNRKTKDQLATLQIVNCDDEIMMVTNRGIIIRQAVNAISVQSRSATGVRVQRLDEDDAITGVAIVPPDTGDTGLLEEAE from the coding sequence ATGACAACCTCACAGGAGAGGATTATCCCGACAGATCTGCGGAACGAAATGTCCCGGTCTTATCTGGAATACGCCATGAGTGTGATTGTGGGTCGGGCGCTGCCAGATGCCAGGGATGGTCTGAAACCTGTGCATCGTCGCATCCTCTACGCAATGCACGAGCTAGGTTTGACGCACGATCGCCCATTCCGTAAATGCGCCCGTGTGGTTGGGGAAGTTTTAGGTAAATATCACCCCCACGGCGACACGGCAGTTTATGATGCCTTGGTGCGGATGGCACAGGATTTTTCCATGCGATCGCCCTTAATCAACGGGCATGGTAACTTTGGTTCCGTAGATAACGATCCACCAGCGGCAATGCGATACACAGAATGTCGCTTGCAAGCCTTAACTAGCACAGCTTTACTACACGATATCGAATCGGAAACCGTAGATTTTATTGATAACTTCGACGGTTCCCAACAAGAACCAACAGTTCTACCATCACGGATTCCCCAGCTGTTGCTGAATGGTTCCTCTGGGATTGCTGTGGGGATGGCAACAAACATCCCGCCACACAATTTAGGCGAATTGATTGATGGATTAGTGGCATTAATTCACAATCCAGAAATCACCAATCTTCAGTTAATGCAGTATATCCACGGCCCAGACTTTCCCACTGGGGCGCAGGTTTTAGGAACTGCCGCAATTAAAGAAGCTTACACCACTGGGCGCGGTTCGATTACCATGCGCGGTGTAGCTAACATCGAAACCATTGAGCAAAGAGGACGTCCCGAACGAGAAGCAATTATCATCACCGAATTGCCTTATCAAACCAACAAAGCCGCATTAATTGAAAAAATTGCCGAGTTGGTGAATGAAAAGCGTATCGAGGGAATTGCAGATATCCGGGATGAAAGCGATCGCGATGGGATGCGTATCGTTATCGAACTCAAGCGTGACGCCTATCCTAGAGTAGTACTGAATAACCTCTACAAGCAAACCCCACTGCAAGCCAACTTTGGGGCGAATATGCTGGCGTTGGTGAATGGAGAACCCCAAACCCTTACCATCAAGCAGTTCTTAGAAGTCTTCCTCGATTTTCGTATTGAATCGATTAACAGACGCACGCGTTACGAACTGCGGAAAGCGGAAGAACGCGACCATATCCTGCAAGGCTTGTTAATTGCCTTGGCACATTTAGATGCCATCATTAACTTGATTCGTCATGCTTCCGATGCACCCACAGCCAAAGGCGAACTAATTACCACCTACGGACTATCGGAAGTTCAAGCCGATGCGATTTTACAAATGCAACTGCGGCGGTTAACTGCCCTAGAAGCAGATAAAATTCGCCAAGAACACGAAGATTTACAAGCGCAAATTGCCGATCTGCAAGATATTTTGGCACGGCGGGAAAGAGTGCTATCAATCATTGAAGACGAAGTCACCCAAATCAAAACTAGCTTCGCCACACCCCGACGCACAGTAATTACCCATGCAGAAGGTGAAATTGATGACCTCGATCTGATCGCCAATGAAAAAGTACTAATTCTGCTGACAGAGCAAGGTTACATCAAACGGATGCCGGTTAACACCTTTGAAGCCCAAAGCAGGGCTACCAGAGGGAAAGCAGCCGCCAAAGTAAAAGATGATGACACCATAGAACATTTCTTGACTTGCTGCGATCACGACAGCGTTTTATTCTTTAGCGATCGCGGTGTCGTTTACTGTCTCAAAGCTTATCAAATTCCCGTGGGTTCTCGTACCAGTCGTGGTACGCCCATTGTGCAAATGTTACCTATTCCCAAGGAAGAAAAAATTACTTCCATTGTCCCAGTTGATGAGTTTACCAGTGAAGAATATCTGGTGATGCTCACCAAAGGTGGCAATATCAAGAAAACCGAATTGGCAGCATTTAGTAACATTCGCGCCAACGGCTTAATCGCAATTTCCTTAGAAGAAGGCGACCAACTGCGCTGGGTAAGACGCGCTAGGGTAGAAGACAGCGTAATTGTCGGTTCCCGTCAGGGGATGGCGATTCACTTTAGATGTAACCACGAACAATTGCGTCCCCTAGGTAGAGCAACTCGTGGTGTCAAATCCATGAAACTCAAACCTGGTGATGAATTAGTCGGCATGGATATACTTCCCGCCGCCATTCTCGACACCTTGAGTACAGATAGCGAAATCGAAGCCGAGATTGAAGAAATCCTCGAAGTCGAAGATACCGAAAATGAAGAGTCCGCAGAAGTACCAGCTAACGCTAGTAGCGGCCCTTGGGTATTAGTAATTACGATGAATGGCTATGGTAAGCGCGTCCCCGTTGCCCAGTTCCGCTTGCAAAATCGCGCCGGTCAAGGTTTAATGGCAACCAAATTCAAAAACCGTAAAACCAAAGACCAATTAGCCACCTTGCAAATCGTCAACTGTGACGACGAAATTATGATGGTAACAAATCGCGGTATTATTATTCGCCAAGCGGTGAATGCCATTTCCGTACAATCGCGATCGGCAACAGGCGTGAGAGTGCAGCGCTTAGACGAAGATGACGCCATCACCGGAGTAGCTATAGTTCCTCCTGATACTGGCGATACGGGTCTTCTAGAAGAAGCAGAATAA
- a CDS encoding Mo-dependent nitrogenase-like protein codes for MMFTSKFTANYLAKVLLQPLRQKLESLKIENCRLARLLCKIIPASCPFEREIKLCDRTLISIPPLCKLNPFYEQLIELRFKALSYLADECGEDITVYC; via the coding sequence ATGATGTTTACCAGTAAATTCACTGCAAATTATTTGGCTAAGGTTCTACTACAACCACTGCGTCAAAAACTTGAATCCTTGAAAATAGAAAATTGCCGATTAGCGCGCTTACTCTGTAAAATTATTCCGGCCAGTTGTCCTTTTGAACGTGAAATTAAACTTTGCGATCGCACTCTTATTTCCATTCCTCCTCTGTGTAAACTCAATCCTTTCTACGAACAGTTAATTGAACTCCGTTTCAAAGCTTTAAGTTATTTAGCAGATGAGTGTGGTGAAGACATAACAGTATATTGCTAA
- a CDS encoding pentapeptide repeat-containing protein yields the protein MNKRLTIRIWTSVFSVLLWGLIGITAIIGSAPTALALEYNKEILVESDFSGRDLTDSSFTKANLKKSNFSKANLSGVSFFAANLESANFEGANLSNATLDSARFIKANLSNAVLEGAFAANAKFDGAIVDGADFTDVLLRPDEQKKLCQVAKGTNPTTGRDTRDTLFCP from the coding sequence ATGAATAAAAGATTAACTATTCGGATTTGGACAAGTGTATTCAGTGTATTACTTTGGGGATTGATTGGCATCACGGCAATTATAGGTTCTGCGCCCACAGCGTTGGCACTCGAATACAACAAAGAAATTTTGGTAGAGTCGGATTTTTCGGGACGGGATTTAACAGACTCCAGCTTTACTAAAGCTAATCTCAAAAAGAGTAACTTCAGTAAGGCAAACTTGAGTGGTGTTAGCTTTTTTGCAGCAAATCTAGAATCAGCAAATTTCGAGGGAGCGAATCTTAGTAATGCTACTTTAGATTCAGCTCGCTTTATTAAAGCAAATTTGAGTAATGCAGTTTTGGAAGGTGCTTTTGCAGCGAATGCTAAGTTTGATGGTGCGATCGTTGATGGCGCAGATTTTACTGATGTGCTACTGCGTCCAGATGAGCAAAAAAAATTATGTCAGGTAGCGAAAGGTACTAATCCCACTACAGGAAGGGATACTCGCGATACCTTGTTTTGTCCTTAG